In Molothrus ater isolate BHLD 08-10-18 breed brown headed cowbird chromosome 23, BPBGC_Mater_1.1, whole genome shotgun sequence, a single genomic region encodes these proteins:
- the NPHP4 gene encoding nephrocystin-4 isoform X2, with protein MTVMEKSHLQYGLKSHQPLEAIFHLLPENLLISGLQTVPGLLPARGDTGDCLQKPRLMKTVTCYLERLFVQLYPSLEEFEEELLDLLNSDRLLQANTALDGEEMVVRERRLHVGVHNGLRFVQAPQVAVLVPGAELSPGRCQGVPSSGARDAGQALVLRSRIQLSEMVPHPAFRVCFQLEYVFCSTGRAGGKALCGSARSEAADLRSVRWAVWSPVPGPGDTGVILPLRGGARRGPCQTLVYRTPPSSRQGKHVESGTVQFHVSTDSEEHLVTAAEILCKDRDESKEPPTPSLRVPAPRRVPVSPRGPGLSVSQLVASPRSTGQTLQQDGGITHLEADLGSPDTEPCASDQLQALPFTPLQLPMAAVGLQACSSHVSLSRGALARLHAAGFPDILDCNQEPVEISEPVELGSSNLRLEEADPLQGNEIVLQFLAFGRDAQGGVEGLWPRTVFLTFQFYRFPPVTTPRLQLVSMDGGLAVPAQLLVRVNEDGTLTRPPGLQLKYMVDPAFLRPGEQRWFLRYLAEHSLQIDVWDGDSLLHFGSAAIKLEPLLRQGQLAVRTYHELEVAATEYEPDGTVMGREALRHGALRPLGVRVAVRGHLHLCLANIGHPCEEIPGQLPSHSCIVTAPDSTVTTPGGREYSLNTPGGRRTVWARRLVDVDNELEAALRSRRPEGWPKQRAWDLQVINSYRDHIKGESIYQMLSQAITATRTVHAVLGTAEFFEFALKNPYGVQHTVTIEVDHPELSVILDPREWRHFKELTKSVTPVEEDMFHLREDLKPQIYLRPSETVHIPFKYQTFSADPAVVAAQGPAGLGTGANAKAHSFGKSGAKQTKLIQVSFQVSRGKPIALLRVKVEPQPHVVDQTFRFYHPELTFLKKTIRLPPWHTLPGTPVGVPGGQPEMFVRCSDPDIICETKSLGPGEPQDIFLKVAGGPSPQIKKFFVAIYTDAWLAAPVQIWQFYLHSLQRLDVACTAGQLTRLSLLLRGTAAPRRVRAFTSHPQELEMDPNGAFLLPANGIQDLYIGVRPRRAGSKFIYLNLVDVESHQLVSSWLLCLSCRQPLISKAFEISLPAGGGKGCNKRITYTNPYPSPRLYFLCTNRPDLLQFREDSFEVAGGEVYTIGLRFAPSQTVGEEEILIHINDHEDKNEETFCVKVLYQ; from the exons ATGACAGTGATGGAGAAGAGCCACCTGCAGTATGGCCTGAAGTCCCACCAGCCCCTGGAGGCAATATTTCACCTACTTCCTGAAAACCTGCTGATATCTGGGCTGCAGACTGTTCCTGGCTTGCTGCCGGCACGTGGAGACACAG GTGACTGCTTGCAGAAGCCCCGGCTGATGAAGACGGTCACCTGCTATCTGGAGCGGCTTTTCGTCCAGTTGTACCCTTCCCTGGAGGAGTTTGAGGAGGAACTGCTGGATTTACTGAACAGTGATCGCTTACTTCAG GCTAACACTGCCCTGGATGGTGAGGAGATGGTGGTTCGGGAGCGGCGGCTGCACGTCGGCGTCCACAACGGGCTGCGCTTCGTCCAGGCTCCGCAGGTcgctgtgctggtgccaggggCAGAATTGTCACCAGGTCGCTGCCAGGGggtgcccagctctggagccag GGATGCAGGTCAAGCCCTGGTGCTGAGGAGCCGCATCCAGCTGAGTGAAATGGTCCCTCACCCGGCATTCAGAGTCTGCTTCCAGCTGGAATATGTCTTCTGCAGCACGGGGAGAGCTGGTGGCAAG GCCCTGTGCGGCAGTGCCCGCAGCGAGGCGGCCGACCTGCGCTCGGTGCGCTGGGCTGTCTGGAGCCCCGTCCCGGGCCCTGGTGACACAGGTGTGATCCTGCCCCTGCGTGGTGGTGCCCGCCGTGGCCCCTGCCAAACCTTGGTCTACCGGACCCCCCCGAGCTCCCGGCAG GGGAAGCACGTGGAGTCTGGGACTGTCCAATTCCATGTTTCCACTGATTCGGAAGAACATCTTGTAACTGCTGCGGAGATCCTATGTAAAGACAGGGACGAGTCGAAGGAGCCTCCTACGCCATCGCTGA GAGTGCCAGCCCCACGGCGAGTGCCAGTCTCTCCACGGGGACCAGGG CTGTCAGTGTCCCAGCTCGTGGCCTCACCACGGAGCACAGGCCAGaccctgcagcaggatgggggcATCACCCACCTGGAGGCCGACCTGGGCTCGCCAgacacagagccctgtgccagtgACCAGCTGCAGGCGCTGCCCTTCACCCCGCTGCAGCTGCCCatggctgctgtggggctgcaggcatGCAG TTCCCACGTGTCCCTGTCTCGTGGTGCGCTGGCACGCCTGCACGCTGCCGGCTTCCCAGACATCCTGGACTGCAACCAGGAGCCAGTGGAAATCTCAGAGCCAGTGGAGCTGGGCAGTTCCAACCTGCGGCTGGAGGAAGCTGACCCTCTGCAAGGCAATGAAATAGTCCTGCAGTTCCTGGCTTTTGGAAG AGATGCCCAGGGCGGCGTGGAGGGGCTGTGGCCGAGGACTGTCTTCCTCACCTTCCAGTTCTACCGTTTCCCACCGGTCACCACGCCCCGGCTGCAGCTGGTCAGCATGGATgggggcctggctgtgccagctcagctccttgtCCGTGTCAACGAGGATGGGACCCTAACCA GACCACCAGGCTTGCAGCTGAAGTACATGGTGGATCCAGCTTTCCTGAGGCCTGGGGAGCAGCGCTGGTTTCTGCGGTacctggctgagcacagcctcCAGATTGACGTCTGGGATGGAGACTCCCTGCTCCATTTTGGGTCTGCTGCCATTAAACTGGAG cccctgctgcgccagggccagctggctgtgaggaCCTACCACGAGCTGGAGGTGGCCGCGACTGAGTACGAGCCGGACGGGACGGTGATGGGCCGGGAGGCTCTGAGGCACGGCGCCCTGCGGCCCCTCGGGGTCCGTGTGGCTGTGAGGGGCCACCTCCACCTCTGCCTGGCCAACATTG GTCACCCATGTGAGGAgatcccagggcagctgccatCCCATTCGTGCATTGTCACTGCACCAGACAGCACTGTCACCACCCCAGGTGGTAGGGAGTACTCCCTGAACACTCCTGGTG GCAGGAGGACGGTGTGGGCACGAAGGCTGGTGGATGTGGACAATGAGCTGGAGGCTGCGCTGCGCAGTCGCCGGCCAGAA GGCTGGCCAAAGCAGCGTGCCTGGGACCTGCAGGTCATCAACTCCTACCGGGATCACATCAAGGGAGAGAGCATCTACCAGATGCTCAGCCAGGCCATCACAGCCACCCGCACTGTCCAcgctgtgctggggacagctgagtTCTTTGAGTTCGCCCTGAAGAACCCCTATGGCGTCCAGCACACCGTGACCATCGAGGTCGACCACCCTGAGCTCAG TGTCATCCTGGACCCGAGGGAGTGGCGCCACTTCAAGGAGCTGACCAAGAGTGTTACACCGGTGGAAGAGGATATGTTCCATCTCCGTGAGGACCTCAAGCCTCAGATCTACCTGCGCCCCAGTGAGACTGTCCACATCCCCTTCAAATACCAGACCTTCTCTGCAGACCCCGCTGTGGTTGCAGCACAG GggccggctgggctgggcactggtgCCAATGCCAAAGCTCATTCCTTTGGGAAGAGTGGGGCCAAGCAGACAAAGCTCATCCAG GTCTCCTTCCAGGTGAGCAGGGGGAAGCCCATTGCACTCCTGCGGGTGAAGGTGGAGCCCCAGCCCCATGTGGTGGACCAGACCTTTCGCTTCTACCATCCAGAGCTCACCTTCCTGAAGAAAACCATTCGGCTGCCTCCCTGGCACACCCTCCCTG GCACGCCAGTGGGGGTGCCAGGAGGGCAGCCTGAGATGTTTGTTCGCTGCAGCGACCCCGACATCATTTGTGAAACCAAATCCTTG GGCCCTGGCGAGCCACAGGACATCTTTCTCAAAGTAGCCGGAGGACCAAGCCCACAGATCAAAAAATTCTTTGTTGCCATTTATAC GGACGCCTGGCTGGCAGCCCCTGTCCAGATCTGGCAGTTCTACCTGCACTCTCTGCAGCGCCTGGACGTCGCCTGCACGGCCGGGCAGCTGACGcgcctctccctgctgctgcgCGGCACCGCGGCCCCGCGGAGGGTGCGGGCCTTCACCTCCcacccccaggagctggag ATGGATCCGAACGGTGCCTTCCTCCTCCCCGCCAATGGCATTCAGGACCTGTACATCGGTGTGAGGCCACGGCGGGCTGGCAGCAAGTTCATCTACCTCAACCTGGTGGATGTGGAGTCCCACCAGCTGGTgtcctcctggctgctctgcctgtcctgcaggCAGCCTCTCATCTCCAAG GCCTTTGAGATCTCTCTGCCTGCGGGAGGTGGGAAAGGCTGCAACAAGCGCATCACCTACACCAACCCCTACCCCTCACCCCGGCTCTACTTCCTGTGCACCAACCGCCCTGACCTGCTGCAGTTCAGGGAGGACTCCTTCGAG gtggCTGGAGGGGAGGTGTACACCATCGGCCTGCGCTTCGCCCCCAGCCAGACtgtgggggaggaggagatCCTGATTCACATCAATGACCACGAGGACAAGAACGAGGAGACCTTCTGCGTGAAGGTCCTGTACCAGTGA
- the NPHP4 gene encoding nephrocystin-4 isoform X1 gives MGEWERVFRQHLPLPPHPQRGRARPPPRSAAFRCVLKHLHGAALSQGTEYQLRLSLFDATYHHFFGRTWRSSWRAARPALPRSARVTFNEVVYFHTSLNHPGIAAVVEVVMRAGKGDGGSQHLSCGFGIIPLFHGGSEVTDPATEDRALKLYHGTPRALLHPRFQDPVEKNKYMTVMEKSHLQYGLKSHQPLEAIFHLLPENLLISGLQTVPGLLPARGDTGDCLQKPRLMKTVTCYLERLFVQLYPSLEEFEEELLDLLNSDRLLQANTALDGEEMVVRERRLHVGVHNGLRFVQAPQVAVLVPGAELSPGRCQGVPSSGARDAGQALVLRSRIQLSEMVPHPAFRVCFQLEYVFCSTGRAGGKALCGSARSEAADLRSVRWAVWSPVPGPGDTGVILPLRGGARRGPCQTLVYRTPPSSRQGKHVESGTVQFHVSTDSEEHLVTAAEILCKDRDESKEPPTPSLRVPAPRRVPVSPRGPGLSVSQLVASPRSTGQTLQQDGGITHLEADLGSPDTEPCASDQLQALPFTPLQLPMAAVGLQACSSHVSLSRGALARLHAAGFPDILDCNQEPVEISEPVELGSSNLRLEEADPLQGNEIVLQFLAFGRDAQGGVEGLWPRTVFLTFQFYRFPPVTTPRLQLVSMDGGLAVPAQLLVRVNEDGTLTRPPGLQLKYMVDPAFLRPGEQRWFLRYLAEHSLQIDVWDGDSLLHFGSAAIKLEPLLRQGQLAVRTYHELEVAATEYEPDGTVMGREALRHGALRPLGVRVAVRGHLHLCLANIGHPCEEIPGQLPSHSCIVTAPDSTVTTPGGREYSLNTPGGRRTVWARRLVDVDNELEAALRSRRPEGWPKQRAWDLQVINSYRDHIKGESIYQMLSQAITATRTVHAVLGTAEFFEFALKNPYGVQHTVTIEVDHPELSVILDPREWRHFKELTKSVTPVEEDMFHLREDLKPQIYLRPSETVHIPFKYQTFSADPAVVAAQGPAGLGTGANAKAHSFGKSGAKQTKLIQVSFQVSRGKPIALLRVKVEPQPHVVDQTFRFYHPELTFLKKTIRLPPWHTLPGTPVGVPGGQPEMFVRCSDPDIICETKSLGPGEPQDIFLKVAGGPSPQIKKFFVAIYTDAWLAAPVQIWQFYLHSLQRLDVACTAGQLTRLSLLLRGTAAPRRVRAFTSHPQELEMDPNGAFLLPANGIQDLYIGVRPRRAGSKFIYLNLVDVESHQLVSSWLLCLSCRQPLISKAFEISLPAGGGKGCNKRITYTNPYPSPRLYFLCTNRPDLLQFREDSFEVAGGEVYTIGLRFAPSQTVGEEEILIHINDHEDKNEETFCVKVLYQ, from the exons ATGGGCGAGTGGGAGCGGGTGTTCCGGCAGCACCTGCCGCTGCCGCCGCACccgcagcggggccgggcccggcccccgccccgctccgccgcctTCCGCTGCGTCCTCAAGCACCTGCACGGCGCTGCCCTCTCCCAG GGAACCGAGTACCAGCTGCGCCTCTCCCTTTTCGATGCCACCTACCACCACTTCTTTGGGAGGAcgtggaggagcagctggagagctgccagGCCTGCCCTGCCACGCTCGGCCAGGGTGACCTTCAACGAG GTTGTTTATTTCCACACCTCCTTGAACCACCCTGGCATCGCTGCTGTCGTGGAAGTGGTAatgagagctgggaaaggggatgGGGGCTCTCAGCACCTTTCCTGTGGCTTTGGGATCATCCCCCTCTTCCACGGCGGATCAGAGGTGACAGACCCGGCCACTGAGGACAGAGC GCTGAAGCTGTACCATGGGACACCACGTGCCCTACTGCACCCACGCTTCCAGGACCCTGTAGAAA agaacaAATACATGACAGTGATGGAGAAGAGCCACCTGCAGTATGGCCTGAAGTCCCACCAGCCCCTGGAGGCAATATTTCACCTACTTCCTGAAAACCTGCTGATATCTGGGCTGCAGACTGTTCCTGGCTTGCTGCCGGCACGTGGAGACACAG GTGACTGCTTGCAGAAGCCCCGGCTGATGAAGACGGTCACCTGCTATCTGGAGCGGCTTTTCGTCCAGTTGTACCCTTCCCTGGAGGAGTTTGAGGAGGAACTGCTGGATTTACTGAACAGTGATCGCTTACTTCAG GCTAACACTGCCCTGGATGGTGAGGAGATGGTGGTTCGGGAGCGGCGGCTGCACGTCGGCGTCCACAACGGGCTGCGCTTCGTCCAGGCTCCGCAGGTcgctgtgctggtgccaggggCAGAATTGTCACCAGGTCGCTGCCAGGGggtgcccagctctggagccag GGATGCAGGTCAAGCCCTGGTGCTGAGGAGCCGCATCCAGCTGAGTGAAATGGTCCCTCACCCGGCATTCAGAGTCTGCTTCCAGCTGGAATATGTCTTCTGCAGCACGGGGAGAGCTGGTGGCAAG GCCCTGTGCGGCAGTGCCCGCAGCGAGGCGGCCGACCTGCGCTCGGTGCGCTGGGCTGTCTGGAGCCCCGTCCCGGGCCCTGGTGACACAGGTGTGATCCTGCCCCTGCGTGGTGGTGCCCGCCGTGGCCCCTGCCAAACCTTGGTCTACCGGACCCCCCCGAGCTCCCGGCAG GGGAAGCACGTGGAGTCTGGGACTGTCCAATTCCATGTTTCCACTGATTCGGAAGAACATCTTGTAACTGCTGCGGAGATCCTATGTAAAGACAGGGACGAGTCGAAGGAGCCTCCTACGCCATCGCTGA GAGTGCCAGCCCCACGGCGAGTGCCAGTCTCTCCACGGGGACCAGGG CTGTCAGTGTCCCAGCTCGTGGCCTCACCACGGAGCACAGGCCAGaccctgcagcaggatgggggcATCACCCACCTGGAGGCCGACCTGGGCTCGCCAgacacagagccctgtgccagtgACCAGCTGCAGGCGCTGCCCTTCACCCCGCTGCAGCTGCCCatggctgctgtggggctgcaggcatGCAG TTCCCACGTGTCCCTGTCTCGTGGTGCGCTGGCACGCCTGCACGCTGCCGGCTTCCCAGACATCCTGGACTGCAACCAGGAGCCAGTGGAAATCTCAGAGCCAGTGGAGCTGGGCAGTTCCAACCTGCGGCTGGAGGAAGCTGACCCTCTGCAAGGCAATGAAATAGTCCTGCAGTTCCTGGCTTTTGGAAG AGATGCCCAGGGCGGCGTGGAGGGGCTGTGGCCGAGGACTGTCTTCCTCACCTTCCAGTTCTACCGTTTCCCACCGGTCACCACGCCCCGGCTGCAGCTGGTCAGCATGGATgggggcctggctgtgccagctcagctccttgtCCGTGTCAACGAGGATGGGACCCTAACCA GACCACCAGGCTTGCAGCTGAAGTACATGGTGGATCCAGCTTTCCTGAGGCCTGGGGAGCAGCGCTGGTTTCTGCGGTacctggctgagcacagcctcCAGATTGACGTCTGGGATGGAGACTCCCTGCTCCATTTTGGGTCTGCTGCCATTAAACTGGAG cccctgctgcgccagggccagctggctgtgaggaCCTACCACGAGCTGGAGGTGGCCGCGACTGAGTACGAGCCGGACGGGACGGTGATGGGCCGGGAGGCTCTGAGGCACGGCGCCCTGCGGCCCCTCGGGGTCCGTGTGGCTGTGAGGGGCCACCTCCACCTCTGCCTGGCCAACATTG GTCACCCATGTGAGGAgatcccagggcagctgccatCCCATTCGTGCATTGTCACTGCACCAGACAGCACTGTCACCACCCCAGGTGGTAGGGAGTACTCCCTGAACACTCCTGGTG GCAGGAGGACGGTGTGGGCACGAAGGCTGGTGGATGTGGACAATGAGCTGGAGGCTGCGCTGCGCAGTCGCCGGCCAGAA GGCTGGCCAAAGCAGCGTGCCTGGGACCTGCAGGTCATCAACTCCTACCGGGATCACATCAAGGGAGAGAGCATCTACCAGATGCTCAGCCAGGCCATCACAGCCACCCGCACTGTCCAcgctgtgctggggacagctgagtTCTTTGAGTTCGCCCTGAAGAACCCCTATGGCGTCCAGCACACCGTGACCATCGAGGTCGACCACCCTGAGCTCAG TGTCATCCTGGACCCGAGGGAGTGGCGCCACTTCAAGGAGCTGACCAAGAGTGTTACACCGGTGGAAGAGGATATGTTCCATCTCCGTGAGGACCTCAAGCCTCAGATCTACCTGCGCCCCAGTGAGACTGTCCACATCCCCTTCAAATACCAGACCTTCTCTGCAGACCCCGCTGTGGTTGCAGCACAG GggccggctgggctgggcactggtgCCAATGCCAAAGCTCATTCCTTTGGGAAGAGTGGGGCCAAGCAGACAAAGCTCATCCAG GTCTCCTTCCAGGTGAGCAGGGGGAAGCCCATTGCACTCCTGCGGGTGAAGGTGGAGCCCCAGCCCCATGTGGTGGACCAGACCTTTCGCTTCTACCATCCAGAGCTCACCTTCCTGAAGAAAACCATTCGGCTGCCTCCCTGGCACACCCTCCCTG GCACGCCAGTGGGGGTGCCAGGAGGGCAGCCTGAGATGTTTGTTCGCTGCAGCGACCCCGACATCATTTGTGAAACCAAATCCTTG GGCCCTGGCGAGCCACAGGACATCTTTCTCAAAGTAGCCGGAGGACCAAGCCCACAGATCAAAAAATTCTTTGTTGCCATTTATAC GGACGCCTGGCTGGCAGCCCCTGTCCAGATCTGGCAGTTCTACCTGCACTCTCTGCAGCGCCTGGACGTCGCCTGCACGGCCGGGCAGCTGACGcgcctctccctgctgctgcgCGGCACCGCGGCCCCGCGGAGGGTGCGGGCCTTCACCTCCcacccccaggagctggag ATGGATCCGAACGGTGCCTTCCTCCTCCCCGCCAATGGCATTCAGGACCTGTACATCGGTGTGAGGCCACGGCGGGCTGGCAGCAAGTTCATCTACCTCAACCTGGTGGATGTGGAGTCCCACCAGCTGGTgtcctcctggctgctctgcctgtcctgcaggCAGCCTCTCATCTCCAAG GCCTTTGAGATCTCTCTGCCTGCGGGAGGTGGGAAAGGCTGCAACAAGCGCATCACCTACACCAACCCCTACCCCTCACCCCGGCTCTACTTCCTGTGCACCAACCGCCCTGACCTGCTGCAGTTCAGGGAGGACTCCTTCGAG gtggCTGGAGGGGAGGTGTACACCATCGGCCTGCGCTTCGCCCCCAGCCAGACtgtgggggaggaggagatCCTGATTCACATCAATGACCACGAGGACAAGAACGAGGAGACCTTCTGCGTGAAGGTCCTGTACCAGTGA